In a single window of the Micromonospora inositola genome:
- a CDS encoding endonuclease/exonuclease/phosphatase family protein encodes MMQVDTAETGQGGTGRRDTDAGTWRPRIRRAIRAASRPGPWKRGRVLAALALLLGLLMLLHAKIPNRIGNLGSLVETFLPWFGLFIPVLLIGALWRRSASAVAALLLPVVVWLNLFGGLLGDKSHPGSDLTVAEHNVGAGNPDPAGTARDLAASAADVLALVELSPQARGTYENELAKAYPYHTVQGTVGLWSKLPLSDTQPVDTKMDYGPLADTKPVDIKMAYTRALRTTVTTDQGPLAVYVAHLGSARVNLRAGFWTGHRDRNAQALGKAIAAEQNERVVLLGDLNGTMDDRAFASITSQLSSAQDAAGNGFGFSWPAKFPVVRIDQILVRGVKPESSWVLPATGSDHLPVAARITP; translated from the coding sequence ATGATGCAGGTGGACACGGCGGAGACCGGGCAGGGCGGCACCGGCCGCCGGGATACCGACGCCGGGACCTGGCGCCCGCGCATCCGCCGGGCGATACGCGCCGCCTCCCGGCCGGGCCCCTGGAAGCGCGGCCGGGTGCTCGCGGCGCTGGCGCTGCTGCTCGGGCTGCTCATGCTGCTGCATGCGAAGATCCCGAACCGGATCGGGAACCTCGGCAGCCTGGTGGAGACCTTCCTGCCGTGGTTCGGCCTGTTCATCCCCGTACTGCTGATCGGGGCGCTGTGGCGCCGCTCCGCCTCCGCGGTGGCCGCGCTGCTGCTGCCGGTCGTGGTGTGGCTGAACCTCTTCGGCGGGCTGCTCGGCGACAAGTCCCACCCGGGCAGCGACCTCACCGTGGCCGAGCACAACGTCGGCGCCGGCAATCCCGACCCGGCCGGCACCGCCCGCGACCTGGCCGCCTCCGCGGCCGACGTGCTGGCCCTGGTGGAGCTTTCCCCACAGGCCCGGGGCACGTACGAGAACGAGCTGGCGAAGGCGTACCCCTACCACACGGTGCAGGGCACGGTCGGGCTGTGGAGCAAGCTGCCGCTGTCGGACACCCAGCCGGTCGACACAAAGATGGACTACGGGCCGCTGGCGGACACCAAGCCGGTCGACATCAAGATGGCCTACACCCGGGCGCTGCGCACCACGGTGACCACGGACCAGGGTCCGCTGGCGGTGTATGTAGCCCACCTGGGGTCCGCACGGGTGAATCTCAGGGCGGGCTTTTGGACGGGCCACCGGGACAGAAACGCGCAGGCGCTCGGCAAGGCCATCGCCGCCGAGCAGAACGAGCGGGTGGTGCTGCTCGGCGACCTGAACGGCACCATGGACGACCGTGCGTTCGCCAGCATCACCTCGCAGCTGAGCTCGGCCCAGGACGCGGCCGGGAACGGCTTCGGCTTCAGCTGGCCGGCAAAGTTCCCGGTGGTGCGGATCGACCAGATCCTGGTCAGAGGCGTGAAGCCGGAGAGCTCGTGGGTGCTGCCGGCCACCGGCAGCGACCACCTGCCGGTGGCGGCCCGAATCACGCCCTGA
- a CDS encoding PH domain-containing protein has protein sequence MPQRNGALLIPGEEMLSCFEAMRDFVVFTNKRLIAVDVQGISGKKRDFTSLPYSKIQAFSVETAGSFDLDAELDLWFSGLGKVRLEFKSSCDIRAVGQLVATHVL, from the coding sequence ATCCCACAACGCAACGGCGCCCTGCTGATTCCAGGTGAGGAGATGCTCTCCTGCTTCGAGGCCATGAGGGACTTCGTGGTCTTCACCAACAAGCGGCTGATTGCCGTGGACGTGCAAGGCATCAGCGGCAAGAAGCGCGACTTTACTTCCCTGCCCTACAGCAAGATCCAGGCCTTCTCTGTCGAGACGGCGGGCTCCTTTGATCTCGACGCCGAACTCGACCTGTGGTTTAGCGGACTCGGCAAGGTCCGACTCGAATTCAAGTCGAGCTGCGACATCCGAGCGGTCGGCCAGTTGGTCGCGACCCACGTTCTCTGA
- a CDS encoding TMEM175 family protein: MSRPTDDIGTRSDTSRAVAFSDAVFAIIITLLVLDLRMPDVPPGRLLSGLLEQWPGYVAYLASYTYVAIVWLNHKGAFNRVKESDRGLHWVNLFVLFTTALLPFPTAVVSRALQEHDQQDQRVAVAFYALIGALLCASWLAFFHYLARREDLLEEEVSERHFPAERVRALVGVILYAAAGLIGYLVAPLAGLVIFVVLPVFYAVTSAGLYQLPLSRRIAHRPPASGR, translated from the coding sequence GTGAGCAGGCCAACCGACGACATCGGCACCCGGTCGGACACCAGCCGTGCCGTAGCGTTCAGTGACGCCGTCTTCGCCATCATCATCACGCTGCTCGTGCTGGATCTCCGGATGCCGGACGTACCGCCCGGTCGCCTGCTGTCGGGGCTGCTGGAGCAGTGGCCGGGTTACGTCGCCTATCTCGCCTCGTACACCTACGTGGCCATCGTCTGGCTGAACCACAAGGGCGCGTTCAATCGCGTCAAGGAGAGTGACCGGGGCCTGCACTGGGTGAACCTCTTCGTCCTGTTCACCACCGCGCTGCTGCCGTTCCCGACCGCCGTCGTCTCGCGCGCGCTTCAGGAGCATGACCAGCAGGACCAACGCGTGGCCGTCGCCTTCTACGCGCTGATCGGCGCGCTGCTCTGCGCGAGCTGGCTGGCGTTCTTCCACTACCTGGCTCGGCGCGAAGACCTGCTCGAGGAGGAGGTGAGTGAGCGGCACTTCCCCGCCGAGCGGGTGCGGGCACTCGTCGGGGTCATCCTCTATGCCGCCGCAGGGCTCATCGGGTACCTGGTCGCACCGCTCGCCGGCCTGGTGATCTTCGTCGTGCTGCCGGTGTTCTACGCCGTCACCAGCGCCGGTCTGTACCAGTTGCCTCTCAGCCGCCGGATCGCGCATCGCCCCCCGGCATCGGGGAGGTGA
- a CDS encoding aldo/keto reductase, translated as MTLAAEAIELPSGQTMPVLGQGTWYLGERPARRRDEIAALRTGLDLSMTMIDTAESYGDGASEELVGEAIIGRRADVFLVDKVLPSNASRRGTVQACRRSLQRLGVDHIDLYLLHWRGTHPLAETIEAFVELVDAGDIGQWGVSNFDLSDMTELLEAGGNSCATNQILYNLTRRGPEYDLLPWLREHRIPVMAYSPIEQGRLLGHPQVAEIAARHGATPAQVALAWLLRQEMVAAIPRSSKPEHTRENAEARDLHLTEEDVAALDTEFPPPAGPQPLEML; from the coding sequence ATGACCCTCGCTGCCGAGGCGATCGAGCTGCCGTCCGGCCAGACGATGCCCGTGCTCGGCCAGGGAACCTGGTACCTGGGCGAGCGCCCCGCGAGGCGGCGGGACGAGATAGCCGCCCTACGCACCGGGCTCGACCTGAGCATGACCATGATCGACACTGCGGAGTCGTACGGTGACGGCGCTTCCGAGGAACTCGTCGGCGAGGCGATCATCGGACGACGCGCCGACGTCTTTCTGGTCGACAAGGTGCTGCCGTCCAACGCTAGCCGACGGGGAACCGTGCAGGCCTGCCGCCGCAGCCTGCAACGACTCGGCGTCGACCACATCGACCTTTACCTGCTGCACTGGCGCGGCACGCATCCACTCGCGGAGACGATCGAGGCGTTCGTCGAACTCGTCGACGCCGGTGACATCGGGCAGTGGGGCGTGAGCAACTTCGATCTTTCCGACATGACGGAGCTACTCGAGGCGGGCGGGAACTCCTGCGCGACCAATCAGATCCTGTACAACCTCACCCGCCGCGGTCCCGAGTACGACCTGCTGCCGTGGCTACGCGAGCACCGAATCCCGGTGATGGCGTACTCGCCTATCGAGCAGGGCCGACTGCTCGGCCACCCCCAGGTCGCGGAGATCGCCGCCCGGCACGGGGCCACGCCCGCTCAGGTGGCCCTGGCCTGGCTGCTGCGGCAGGAGATGGTTGCGGCCATCCCCCGATCGTCCAAGCCCGAACACACCCGGGAGAACGCGGAAGCGCGCGACCTGCATCTGACTGAGGAGGACGTGGCGGCACTCGACACGGAGTTCCCGCCGCCGGCCGGCCCGCAACCGCTGGAGATGTTGTAG
- a CDS encoding type 1 glutamine amidotransferase domain-containing protein — protein MAQSQQPLTGKRVACLAADGVEDVEYTQSRAAAEQAGAEVHLISLKSGEIQSMNQDINPANHYRVDRTVNEANAADYDALLLPGGTVNPDRLRMNPQAMDFVRAFFQQQKPVAAICHGPWSLVETGIVNGRTVTSFPSLRTDIRNAGGNWVDQQVQVDNGLVTSRSPSDLPAFCAKMVEEFAEGKHVRQMATA, from the coding sequence ATGGCGCAGAGCCAGCAGCCACTGACCGGCAAGCGAGTCGCTTGCCTCGCCGCCGACGGGGTGGAGGACGTGGAGTACACCCAGTCCCGGGCCGCCGCGGAGCAGGCGGGGGCCGAGGTCCACCTGATCTCGTTGAAATCCGGCGAGATCCAGTCGATGAACCAGGACATCAATCCGGCCAACCACTATCGGGTGGACCGGACCGTGAACGAGGCCAATGCGGCCGACTACGACGCCCTGTTGCTGCCGGGCGGGACGGTCAACCCCGACCGGCTCCGGATGAACCCGCAGGCGATGGACTTCGTCCGGGCGTTCTTCCAGCAACAGAAGCCGGTGGCGGCGATCTGCCACGGCCCCTGGTCGTTGGTCGAGACCGGGATCGTCAACGGCCGGACCGTCACCTCGTTCCCCAGCCTGCGCACCGACATCCGCAACGCGGGCGGGAACTGGGTGGACCAACAGGTGCAGGTCGACAACGGCCTGGTCACCAGCCGCAGCCCCAGCGACCTTCCGGCCTTCTGCGCCAAGATGGTCGAGGAGTTCGCCGAGGGCAAACACGTCCGCCAGATGGCGACAGCCTGA
- a CDS encoding LLM class flavin-dependent oxidoreductase: protein MILGWSDEEYQATGASRHRPGQRAAEFVEVLRTLWQDDVATHSGEFYRIPSTRGAEAGAATAPADPAPRPRRYADGRRLRRRLPPAPWRALPDKADRSAGYVDLPSRQQRRQQPVRIHRDPERQRWTSVRGDARRGTTED from the coding sequence ATGATCCTCGGCTGGTCGGACGAGGAGTATCAGGCGACCGGTGCGAGCAGACACCGGCCGGGTCAGCGCGCCGCCGAGTTCGTCGAGGTGCTCCGCACGCTGTGGCAGGACGACGTGGCAACGCACTCGGGCGAGTTCTACCGGATCCCGTCGACCCGTGGAGCCGAAGCCGGTGCAGCGACTGCACCCGCCGATCCTGCTCCGCGCCCGAGGCGCTACGCCGACGGCCGGCGTCTACGCCGACGGCTCCCGCCTGCCCCGTGGCGAGCGCTACCCGACAAAGCTGACCGATCGGCAGGGTACGTCGATCTCCCGAGTCGACAGCAACGGCGACAGCAACCGGTACGGATCCACCGAGACCCGGAACGGCAGCGGTGGACGAGCGTTCGAGGTGACGCACGTAGAGGGACAACTGAGGACTAG
- a CDS encoding PKD domain-containing protein produces the protein MIALLAAGQTAAFAAPTNDDYSAAIAVETVPFTTTIDASGATTGPTDPTTCSNKGSVWFTVTPERDGRLQADTIGSNYDTVLSAWIGDPGAFTQLACNDDYQAQQSRVAFPVTAGTTYRFMVGVCCGNGGVGGGSLRFSVSYVPPPPNDNFADAIAVTGLPYSNTQPYEAATQEAGETSVCASSQHTTWYSYTPTTTVSVVAQTNPMYAGINVYLGSSLGGLSFVRCTGLYDYRSLTFAAEAGRTYLFQVSGDGIAPHAFQLAEAPDPVANFAYYRSDPNSFDLVAFSNTAYDPAGAGLESFAWDFGDGTTSTEPNPGHRFPRDGDYPVQLTVETPDGRSDSITRVVEVRTHDVAIVRVKVPTSARVGQTVTVEVHVQNSRYEENVQVDLYKSVAGDYSHLGALKQMVPVRETGKTTRFAFTYTVTTDDLALGKLTFRAAADLSPNRDAIPADNELLSTPVKII, from the coding sequence GTGATCGCTCTGCTTGCCGCGGGGCAGACCGCCGCCTTCGCCGCGCCGACGAACGACGACTACTCCGCCGCCATCGCGGTGGAGACCGTTCCTTTCACAACCACCATTGACGCCAGCGGAGCAACGACGGGCCCGACCGACCCGACGACCTGCTCCAACAAGGGGTCGGTCTGGTTCACCGTCACGCCCGAGCGGGACGGCCGCCTGCAGGCCGACACGATCGGGAGCAACTACGACACCGTGCTCTCCGCCTGGATCGGCGACCCGGGGGCGTTCACCCAACTGGCCTGCAACGACGACTACCAGGCCCAGCAGTCGAGGGTCGCCTTCCCGGTCACCGCCGGGACCACCTACCGCTTCATGGTCGGTGTCTGCTGCGGCAACGGCGGGGTGGGCGGCGGGTCGCTCCGGTTCTCGGTCAGCTACGTCCCGCCGCCGCCGAACGACAACTTCGCCGACGCGATCGCGGTCACCGGGCTGCCCTACTCGAACACCCAGCCCTACGAGGCTGCCACCCAGGAGGCGGGCGAAACGTCGGTCTGCGCCTCCTCCCAGCACACCACCTGGTACTCGTACACACCGACGACCACCGTGTCGGTCGTCGCCCAGACGAACCCGATGTACGCCGGCATCAATGTGTACCTCGGCTCCTCGCTCGGCGGTCTGTCCTTCGTCCGGTGCACCGGTCTCTACGACTACCGCTCGCTGACCTTCGCGGCGGAAGCCGGCCGGACGTACCTGTTCCAGGTCAGCGGGGACGGCATCGCCCCGCACGCCTTCCAGTTGGCGGAGGCACCGGATCCCGTCGCCAACTTCGCGTACTACCGGAGCGATCCCAATTCCTTCGACCTCGTCGCGTTCTCCAACACCGCCTACGATCCGGCCGGCGCCGGCCTCGAGTCCTTCGCCTGGGACTTCGGCGACGGTACGACCTCGACGGAGCCGAACCCCGGCCACCGCTTCCCCCGCGACGGCGACTACCCGGTCCAGCTGACGGTGGAAACGCCGGACGGGCGCAGCGACTCGATCACCCGGGTGGTCGAGGTGCGTACCCATGACGTGGCGATCGTGCGGGTGAAGGTGCCGACAAGTGCCCGGGTGGGGCAGACCGTCACGGTCGAGGTCCACGTCCAGAACAGCCGGTACGAGGAGAATGTCCAGGTGGACCTCTACAAGAGCGTCGCGGGGGACTACTCCCATCTCGGGGCGCTGAAACAGATGGTTCCGGTCAGGGAGACGGGCAAGACCACCCGCTTTGCGTTCACCTACACCGTGACCACCGACGACCTGGCCCTCGGGAAGCTCACCTTCCGGGCCGCCGCGGACCTGAGTCCGAACCGGGACGCGATCCCGGCGGACAACGAACTGCTCTCCACTCCCGTCAAGATCATCTGA
- a CDS encoding IS5 family transposase, protein MSVYLVAGVAASTAPASLADHLPTARPRHYPSDTTDAEWAVLAPHVPAGTGRGRPIIYPRRDVVDAIRYLDRTGCQWDALPADFPHHKLVYHYFTAWTRDGTLNRMHNSLREQVREQVEGRNRQPTAALVDSQSVRGAETVGRGGRGYDAGKKVNGRKRHIAVDTCGLLLAVLVTGAQVQDRDAARPLLRALRACFPTISVTWADSGYAGRLVDWATAHLTLTVQIVAKLAGQTTFVVLHRRWAVERTFSWINRCRRTVRDYERLPDHHAAMVQWAMIIVMTRRLARHQPT, encoded by the coding sequence CTGTCTGTATACCTTGTCGCCGGTGTCGCCGCATCTACCGCCCCGGCCAGCCTCGCCGATCACCTGCCCACCGCCCGGCCACGGCACTACCCGTCCGACACCACGGATGCCGAATGGGCCGTCCTGGCCCCGCACGTGCCGGCCGGGACCGGACGCGGCCGGCCGATCATCTACCCCCGCCGGGACGTGGTGGACGCGATCCGTTACCTCGACCGGACCGGCTGCCAGTGGGATGCGCTGCCCGCCGATTTCCCCCACCACAAGCTGGTCTACCACTACTTCACGGCCTGGACCCGCGACGGAACGTTGAACCGGATGCACAACAGCCTGCGGGAACAGGTCCGCGAACAGGTCGAGGGCCGCAACCGGCAGCCGACCGCCGCGCTGGTCGACTCCCAGTCGGTACGGGGCGCGGAGACCGTCGGCCGGGGCGGGCGTGGCTATGACGCGGGGAAGAAGGTCAACGGCCGCAAACGCCACATCGCCGTGGACACCTGCGGACTGCTGCTGGCGGTCCTGGTCACCGGCGCGCAGGTGCAGGACCGCGACGCCGCCCGACCCCTGCTACGGGCGCTACGTGCCTGCTTCCCCACCATCAGCGTGACCTGGGCCGACAGCGGCTACGCCGGCCGGCTCGTCGACTGGGCCACCGCCCACCTCACCCTGACCGTGCAGATCGTCGCGAAGCTCGCCGGGCAGACCACGTTCGTCGTCCTGCACCGTAGGTGGGCGGTCGAGCGCACGTTCTCCTGGATCAACCGGTGTCGACGCACCGTCCGCGACTACGAACGGCTACCCGACCACCACGCCGCGATGGTCCAATGGGCCATGATCATCGTCATGACCCGCCGCCTCGCCCGCCACCAACCCACCTGA
- a CDS encoding ArsR/SmtB family transcription factor, which translates to MATYQAGDGWDALGDPTRRAIVACLAERPRAVGELADELPISRPAVSQHLKVLKDAGLVTARAAGTRRVYRLNPAGVAALRDQLETFWNRALDGYQDVAEQSPEETS; encoded by the coding sequence GTGGCTACTTACCAAGCTGGTGATGGCTGGGACGCTCTCGGAGATCCCACCAGACGCGCCATCGTCGCGTGCTTGGCCGAGCGACCGCGGGCTGTCGGCGAGCTCGCCGACGAGCTGCCGATCAGCCGGCCTGCGGTGTCCCAGCATTTGAAGGTGCTCAAGGACGCCGGACTGGTCACCGCCCGCGCCGCCGGCACCCGCCGGGTATATCGACTCAATCCGGCAGGCGTGGCCGCGCTGCGTGATCAACTTGAGACGTTCTGGAACCGAGCGCTGGACGGCTATCAGGACGTCGCCGAGCAATCACCCGAGGAGACGTCATGA